In one window of Nocardia brasiliensis DNA:
- a CDS encoding LuxR C-terminal-related transcriptional regulator, whose product MRLSEPLGDPPRVRPALSPRETQVLLVWLHRDSKAATARTLSLSVATVTTHLARIRAKYAAAARPAPTKAALFARAIQDNLVTLDDW is encoded by the coding sequence ATGCGGTTGTCCGAACCGCTCGGCGACCCGCCCCGCGTACGCCCGGCCCTGAGCCCGCGCGAAACCCAGGTGCTGCTGGTCTGGTTGCACCGCGACTCCAAAGCCGCCACCGCCCGCACCCTCTCCCTCTCGGTAGCCACGGTCACCACCCACCTCGCCCGCATCCGAGCCAAATACGCCGCCGCCGCCCGCCCCGCCCCCACCAAAGCCGCCCTCTTCGCCCGCGCCATCCAAGACAACCTCGTCACCCTCGACGATTGGTGA
- a CDS encoding extracellular solute-binding protein encodes MGSKMRVLAVAVSVGLSFTGVTACGSDGGGESLTITANAINSAGGKNAAEAEWIEDWGIPKFVAQQQAKGVTVRVRFQATGVPDEDYKSRIAKDLKTGTGADVVSLDGIWVGEFAEGKQIAPLDELVGAEQVQAWDGWRQMPESVQRLLSYNGTRYGIPQETDGRVLFFNRKLFEQAGLPADWQPVSWADVLAAARKLEAVPGVIPVQLNAGTSFGEATTTQGVLPLLAGAGSLLYEDGKWVGDTAKFRQVLEFYRTLYGEQLGDAQLQQDAKGREKSFEKFSAGQVGILLESDYFWRGVLNPSGGSVPMADRDATVGWARIPAITPGAGVHGQDFVSMSGGGGRVINPKSKNVELAWELLQFMNSPEALTQLLTAGGPRITARQDVNAEALRADPLLSFVAQQILPTTSLRPALPEYNRVSKAMQQAALDVVTGTSPADAAAEYGAAVAEAVGEDKVAGG; translated from the coding sequence ATGGGATCGAAAATGCGGGTGCTCGCGGTGGCGGTGAGCGTCGGTTTGTCCTTCACGGGGGTGACGGCCTGCGGGTCCGATGGCGGTGGCGAGTCGCTGACGATCACCGCGAACGCGATCAATTCGGCGGGCGGGAAGAACGCGGCCGAGGCCGAGTGGATCGAAGACTGGGGCATCCCGAAATTCGTGGCCCAGCAGCAGGCAAAGGGCGTCACCGTGCGGGTGCGGTTCCAGGCCACGGGTGTGCCGGACGAGGACTACAAGAGCCGGATCGCCAAGGATCTGAAGACCGGCACCGGCGCGGATGTCGTTTCGCTGGACGGAATCTGGGTCGGTGAGTTCGCCGAGGGCAAGCAGATCGCGCCGCTGGACGAGCTGGTCGGGGCGGAGCAGGTCCAGGCGTGGGACGGCTGGCGGCAGATGCCGGAGTCGGTGCAGCGGTTGCTGTCCTACAACGGTACGCGCTACGGCATCCCGCAGGAGACCGACGGGCGGGTGCTGTTCTTCAACCGAAAGCTGTTCGAGCAGGCCGGTTTGCCGGCGGACTGGCAGCCGGTCAGCTGGGCGGACGTGCTCGCCGCGGCGCGCAAGCTCGAAGCGGTGCCCGGTGTGATACCGGTGCAGCTCAACGCGGGCACCAGTTTCGGCGAGGCGACGACGACCCAGGGCGTGCTGCCGCTGCTGGCCGGTGCGGGCAGTCTGCTCTACGAAGACGGCAAGTGGGTGGGCGACACCGCGAAATTCCGTCAGGTGCTGGAGTTCTATCGCACGCTGTACGGCGAGCAACTGGGTGACGCGCAGCTACAACAGGATGCGAAGGGACGCGAGAAGAGTTTCGAGAAATTCTCGGCGGGCCAGGTCGGCATCCTGTTGGAGAGCGACTATTTCTGGCGCGGTGTGCTGAACCCTTCCGGTGGCAGCGTGCCCATGGCGGACCGGGACGCCACGGTCGGGTGGGCGCGAATTCCGGCGATCACGCCCGGCGCCGGGGTGCACGGACAGGACTTCGTGAGCATGTCCGGTGGCGGCGGGCGGGTGATCAATCCGAAGAGCAAGAATGTCGAGCTCGCTTGGGAACTCCTGCAATTCATGAACTCACCGGAGGCGCTCACGCAACTGCTCACCGCGGGCGGCCCACGGATCACCGCGCGCCAGGACGTGAATGCCGAAGCGTTGCGCGCGGATCCGCTGCTGAGCTTCGTGGCCCAGCAGATCCTGCCGACCACATCGCTGCGCCCCGCCCTGCCGGAATACAACCGGGTGTCCAAGGCGATGCAGCAGGCGGCGTTGGATGTGGTCACCGGAACGAGTCCCGCCGACGCCGCCGCCGAGTACGGCGCCGCGGTAGCCGAGGCGGTGGGCGAGGACAAGGTGGCCGGTGGCTGA
- a CDS encoding response regulator — protein sequence MASAFASVFPRATVAVAVDKDDVRRHIMDNVRFDVVLTDLVWNRPDLADELSFDGLDVLSMMHTADRVAPVILAAQGHSMEREHLEEARRRPEVAAVCQKSAGVEPLLAAIRTAALGRRPPPPGPTSLPRPLCELFEGKRGNTAARLAGAIAAGGAVDLTSLADAAGVGLNTANKVTNHYLGPIIRERAEHDPLVAMTLPAVARWCGLHMRYIVSWCRRHGNADVVRPYG from the coding sequence GTGGCATCGGCTTTCGCGTCGGTGTTCCCCCGCGCGACCGTCGCGGTCGCGGTCGACAAGGACGATGTCCGGCGCCACATCATGGACAACGTCCGCTTCGATGTGGTGCTCACCGACCTGGTGTGGAACCGCCCCGACCTGGCCGACGAACTCTCTTTCGACGGTCTCGACGTGCTCAGCATGATGCACACGGCCGACCGGGTCGCGCCGGTGATCCTGGCCGCCCAAGGGCACAGCATGGAGCGCGAGCACCTCGAAGAGGCGCGCAGGCGCCCGGAAGTGGCTGCGGTGTGCCAGAAGTCGGCCGGGGTCGAGCCGCTGCTCGCCGCGATCCGCACGGCCGCGCTCGGTCGCCGCCCGCCACCGCCGGGCCCGACGAGCCTCCCGCGCCCGCTGTGCGAACTGTTCGAGGGCAAGCGCGGCAACACCGCGGCCCGCCTCGCGGGCGCGATCGCCGCGGGCGGCGCGGTCGACCTCACCTCGCTCGCCGACGCCGCCGGGGTCGGCCTCAACACCGCCAACAAGGTCACCAATCACTATCTGGGACCGATCATTCGGGAACGAGCCGAACACGATCCGCTCGTGGCGATGACACTGCCCGCGGTCGCCCGCTGGTGCGGGCTGCACATGCGATACATCGTCAGCTGGTGCCGTCGGCACGGCAACGCCGATGTGGTGCGCCCCTACGGATAG
- a CDS encoding ABC-F family ATP-binding cassette domain-containing protein gives MGHVDVSDVDYFLPDGRQLLDGVNFRIGAGAKAALIGPNGTGKTTLVRIIAGDLVADEGAVTRSGSLGVMRQFIGQIEDESTVRDLLLSVAAPAVRDAARALDTAEDTLIETDNEATQLAYAHALTGWGDVGGYEIEAFWDNVTMTALGIGFDRAKWRAVRTLSGGQQKRLVLEALFAGPDEVLLLDEPDNYLDVPGKQWLERTIAASAKSVLFISHDRELIANAATRIVTLEPGVNGASAWIHGGGFASYDQAREDRTARLAELRRRWDEDHAKLRALVLRLWEKAKYNDGVAARYHAAQTRLAKFEAAGPPEAIPLRQNVSVRLRGGRTGKRALVCAGLELTGLMRPFDAEIWYGDRVAVLGANGSGKSHFLRLLATGGTDPDLEHRPISELDLAPVAHTGVAALGARVRPGYFAQTHARPDLAGRTLLDILHTGDAQRDGMGREAAGRVLDRYGLVRAAEQRFDDLSGGQQARLQILLLELSGATMLLLDEPTDNLDLHSAEALEQGIADFSGTVITVTHDRWFARGFDRFLLFRSDGTVHESRTPIWTDPQPQPTR, from the coding sequence GTGGGCCACGTAGACGTATCCGATGTCGACTATTTCCTCCCGGACGGACGACAGCTGCTGGACGGGGTGAACTTTCGCATCGGTGCGGGCGCGAAGGCCGCGCTGATCGGGCCGAACGGCACCGGCAAGACGACACTGGTGCGGATCATCGCCGGCGATCTCGTGGCCGACGAAGGCGCGGTGACGCGGTCGGGATCGCTCGGCGTCATGCGACAGTTCATCGGGCAGATCGAGGACGAATCAACGGTACGCGACCTGCTCCTCTCGGTCGCCGCCCCCGCGGTGCGCGACGCCGCGCGGGCGCTGGACACCGCCGAGGACACGTTGATCGAAACCGACAACGAGGCAACGCAATTGGCGTACGCGCACGCGTTGACCGGGTGGGGCGACGTCGGCGGCTACGAGATCGAGGCGTTCTGGGACAACGTGACCATGACCGCGCTCGGCATCGGTTTCGACCGCGCCAAGTGGCGGGCGGTGCGCACGCTGAGCGGCGGCCAGCAGAAGCGCCTTGTGCTGGAAGCGTTGTTCGCGGGTCCGGACGAGGTCCTGCTGCTCGACGAGCCGGACAACTATCTCGACGTGCCCGGCAAGCAGTGGTTGGAACGCACGATCGCCGCCTCGGCGAAATCCGTGCTGTTCATCAGCCACGACCGCGAGCTCATCGCGAACGCGGCCACCCGCATCGTCACCCTCGAACCCGGGGTCAACGGGGCGAGCGCGTGGATACACGGCGGCGGCTTCGCCAGCTATGACCAAGCGCGCGAGGACCGTACGGCGCGGCTGGCGGAACTACGCAGGCGCTGGGACGAAGACCACGCGAAGTTGCGCGCGCTGGTGCTGCGGTTGTGGGAGAAGGCGAAATACAACGACGGTGTCGCGGCCCGCTACCACGCGGCGCAGACTCGGTTGGCGAAGTTCGAGGCGGCCGGGCCGCCGGAAGCTATTCCGTTGCGGCAGAACGTATCCGTGCGTCTACGCGGCGGTCGGACGGGCAAGCGCGCCCTGGTGTGCGCGGGGCTGGAACTCACCGGATTGATGCGGCCGTTCGACGCCGAGATCTGGTACGGCGACCGCGTCGCGGTGCTCGGCGCCAACGGCTCCGGCAAATCACACTTCCTGCGGCTGCTCGCGACCGGCGGGACCGATCCCGATCTGGAGCATCGTCCGATCAGCGAGCTCGACCTCGCGCCGGTCGCGCACACCGGGGTCGCAGCGCTCGGCGCCAGGGTCCGGCCCGGCTATTTCGCGCAGACCCACGCCCGGCCGGACCTGGCCGGGCGCACCCTGCTCGACATCCTGCACACCGGCGATGCCCAGCGCGACGGGATGGGCCGCGAGGCCGCCGGCCGGGTGCTCGACCGCTACGGTCTGGTCCGGGCCGCCGAGCAACGCTTCGACGACCTGTCCGGTGGCCAGCAGGCGCGGCTGCAGATCCTGCTGCTCGAACTGTCCGGCGCCACCATGCTGCTGCTCGACGAACCCACCGACAACCTCGACCTGCACTCCGCCGAAGCCCTGGAGCAAGGCATCGCCGACTTCTCCGGCACCGTCATCACGGTCACCCACGACCGCTGGTTCGCCCGCGGATTCGACCGCTTCCTCCTCTTCCGCTCCGACGGCACCGTCCACGAGTCCCGCACCCCCATCTGGACCGATCCCCAACCCCAACCCACCCGCTGA
- a CDS encoding Fic family protein has translation MGSERLASINHTCTGFHLETGFYLKQQMMTYIQSLHSADDFAYSKGFLNALHWMLQGHRHSDRRPAGRWRHGPVYVTDARDPSIAAYTGPDVDTVPALMTELVDWLNADDGSHPLVRAAMAHLQLASVHPWADGNGRMSRSLQTLMIAREGVLAPEFSSIEAWLGRPGNTWEYHQALGRRGGAYRPNQDVSEWIRFNLTAYHQQAQTVHARWIRSGNVWAMLDDYVAGLRLDERTVSALHA, from the coding sequence GTGGGGTCTGAGCGTCTTGCATCGATCAACCATACCTGCACAGGTTTCCATCTGGAAACTGGTTTCTATTTGAAACAGCAGATGATGACCTACATACAGTCACTGCACTCGGCGGACGACTTTGCTTACAGCAAGGGGTTTCTCAATGCGCTGCATTGGATGTTGCAGGGACACCGGCACAGTGACCGACGCCCGGCAGGCCGATGGCGGCACGGCCCCGTATACGTGACAGATGCCCGCGACCCGAGCATCGCCGCCTACACCGGACCTGATGTCGACACTGTTCCGGCCTTGATGACAGAACTCGTCGATTGGCTCAACGCCGACGACGGCTCACATCCATTGGTGCGTGCGGCGATGGCGCACCTGCAACTAGCGTCCGTCCACCCATGGGCCGACGGCAACGGACGTATGTCCAGATCCCTGCAAACACTGATGATCGCCAGGGAAGGTGTTCTCGCACCGGAGTTTTCGTCCATCGAGGCGTGGCTGGGCCGACCTGGAAACACCTGGGAGTACCACCAGGCGCTCGGCCGCCGAGGCGGTGCCTATCGACCGAACCAGGATGTCTCCGAATGGATTCGGTTCAACTTGACTGCCTATCACCAACAGGCTCAGACCGTGCACGCTCGCTGGATTCGTTCCGGGAACGTATGGGCGATGCTCGACGATTACGTCGCCGGGCTCCGATTGGACGAGAGGACCGTCAGCGCGTTACATGCCTGA
- a CDS encoding amidohydrolase family protein, producing the protein MPVTVARCRIDLPRPLWRSSSPHWTVEDHLALMTDAGIDRALLSISSPGVYFGDAAAARQLARQVNQAAAQIKRAHPDRFGYFASLPLPDVDGALDEIDHSFADGADGVIWMTNAAGHYLGDPKVAPVLAELERRAAVVFLHPTSCAGHEALALGRPRPMVEFLFDTARTVIDFILSGAAHRYPQLRLIVPHAGGVLPLLTDRLELFRALAEDTHGPSVSEQLHRFYYDLAGTPTAPQITALSSISTPTHLLYGSDYVWTRHPQVLHALTTLDTSWTETDPAWRQLTTRNARQLLGITPNQTNNPT; encoded by the coding sequence GTGCCGGTGACGGTGGCCCGGTGCAGGATCGATTTGCCGCGGCCGTTGTGGCGTTCGAGTAGTCCGCACTGGACCGTCGAGGATCACCTCGCTTTGATGACCGACGCCGGAATCGACCGCGCACTCCTGTCGATCTCCTCACCCGGGGTGTACTTCGGCGATGCTGCCGCCGCCCGGCAACTGGCACGCCAGGTGAACCAGGCCGCCGCCCAGATCAAACGAGCACACCCGGACCGATTCGGCTACTTCGCCTCGCTGCCACTACCCGATGTCGACGGCGCACTCGACGAGATCGACCACTCCTTCGCCGACGGCGCCGACGGAGTGATCTGGATGACCAACGCCGCCGGGCACTACCTCGGCGACCCGAAGGTGGCCCCGGTCCTCGCCGAACTAGAGCGCCGCGCCGCCGTCGTGTTTCTGCATCCCACCAGCTGCGCGGGGCACGAAGCACTCGCGCTCGGCCGCCCCCGGCCCATGGTCGAGTTCCTGTTCGACACGGCCCGCACCGTCATCGACTTCATCCTCAGTGGAGCCGCGCACCGCTACCCCCAGCTACGTCTGATCGTCCCCCACGCCGGGGGCGTGCTGCCACTCTTGACCGACCGGCTGGAACTGTTCCGCGCCCTGGCCGAGGACACCCACGGCCCTTCGGTTTCCGAACAGCTGCACCGCTTCTACTACGACTTGGCAGGCACCCCCACCGCACCCCAGATCACCGCCCTGTCCTCCATCAGCACACCCACACACCTGCTCTACGGCAGCGACTACGTCTGGACCCGCCACCCTCAAGTCCTGCACGCCCTCACCACACTCGACACCAGCTGGACCGAAACCGATCCTGCCTGGCGCCAACTCACCACCCGCAACGCTCGCCAACTCCTCGGCATCACCCCGAACCAAACGAACAACCCCACCTGA
- a CDS encoding carbohydrate ABC transporter permease — protein MADTAATDSDVAGLGRWKASAFVTPALLLIATFLVFPALWLLWIGLTDLTVSGRTSVHVSVVGLDNYGKALRDPLFGNSVWITMLFVFGSAIIGQNFLGFTLAWSMRDAARWLRAVVESLVLLAWILPASVVAVLWIAMLDRDAGTVNRLLDTPGYAWMIQHPLAVLIVFNIWRGTAFSMLLYSAALSTVPPSQLETARLAGASGPQLLRDAVFPHVRGHVLTNTLLISLWTFNDFTPYLLTRGEPNHRSETLPIFLYRQGIDDGALGYGAAASVLMLLINLVLALFYLRLLRRRPA, from the coding sequence GTGGCTGACACCGCCGCAACCGATTCCGACGTCGCGGGACTGGGCCGGTGGAAGGCCAGCGCGTTCGTCACTCCGGCGCTGCTGCTGATCGCGACGTTCCTGGTGTTCCCGGCGCTGTGGCTGCTGTGGATCGGGCTCACCGATCTCACCGTGTCCGGGCGGACCTCGGTGCACGTGTCGGTGGTCGGCCTGGACAACTACGGCAAGGCGCTGCGCGACCCGCTGTTCGGCAACAGCGTATGGATCACAATGCTTTTCGTGTTCGGCTCGGCGATCATCGGGCAGAACTTCCTCGGTTTCACCCTGGCCTGGTCGATGCGGGATGCGGCCCGCTGGCTGCGTGCCGTGGTGGAAAGCCTTGTGCTGCTGGCCTGGATCCTGCCCGCGAGTGTGGTCGCGGTGCTGTGGATCGCGATGCTGGACCGCGACGCGGGCACCGTCAACCGGCTGCTGGATACTCCCGGGTACGCCTGGATGATCCAGCATCCGCTGGCCGTGCTCATCGTGTTCAACATCTGGCGTGGCACGGCGTTTTCCATGCTGCTGTACTCGGCCGCGCTGTCGACGGTGCCGCCGTCGCAGCTGGAGACCGCACGCCTGGCCGGCGCCTCTGGTCCACAACTGTTGCGGGACGCGGTGTTTCCGCACGTGCGCGGGCACGTCCTGACCAACACGCTGCTGATCAGCCTGTGGACGTTCAACGACTTCACGCCATACCTGCTGACCCGCGGCGAACCGAACCACCGCAGCGAGACCTTGCCGATCTTCCTGTACCGGCAGGGAATCGACGACGGCGCACTGGGCTACGGCGCGGCCGCGTCGGTGCTGATGCTGCTGATCAACCTGGTACTCGCGCTGTTCTACCTGCGACTGCTGCGGCGGAGGCCGGCATGA
- the ileS gene encoding isoleucine--tRNA ligase — MANDDRPATPFSVLPTRIDLPESEAAIIEWWRAEGIFARSLARTADGPRWGFYEGPPTANGSPGVHHVEARVFKDVFPRFKTMKGYSVPRQAGWDCHGLPVELAVEKELGLNGKPEIEKFGVAEFNARCRESVMRHVGEFEQLTERMGYWIDLAHPYTTMSPEYIDSVWWSLRRIFDSGLLTEDFRVAPYCPRCGTTLSDHELAQGYETVTDPSVYVRLPLLDQVAGVDDVDLLIWTTTPWTLPANTAVAVHPSVTYLVVRTDAGTFVVAEALSEAVLGAGAQRLAELSGAELAGLRYRPAFDLVDIPNAHRIVQAEYVTTADGTGLVHQAPAFGADDLVVCQANGLPLVNPIESDGRFAGELQLIGGMFFKDADAVLIGELERRGLLLRRTDFEHSYPHCWRCHTRLMYYAQPSWYIRTTVVREQLRRENERTNWFPETVKHGRFGNWLDNNIDWALSRSRYWGTPLPLWRCGNGHVSAVGSRAELAELAGADVAGIDPHRPYIDAVTFDCPQCASTATRVPEVIDAWYDSGSMPFAALGYPHLDGSVAAFERNYPAQYICEAIDQTRGWFYTMMAVGTVVFDRSAYENVVCLGHILAEDGRKMSKHLGNVLAPIPLMDAHGADALRWFMACSGSPWAARRVGPGPLDEITRRLLMTYWSTASFFALYASNAAWQPDSARPVTERHVLDRWILGELHALTAAVDARLDAYDTAGAGRLLAEFIDALSNWYVRRSRQRFWDGEQDALATLFECLEVGTRLLAPFIPFLTERVWQDVVRPGLPSAPDSVHLAEWPGADQTLIDPALAEQVRTAQALTEAGRAARKASKVRVRQPLARAFVGLPPGTELPPELLDDVADELNVKSLEPLRSAAAVLDIAVKANFRALGKRFGKQTQAVADVIHRADPAELVARLRDEGTVAVDFDGTPITLTAEDVLVSELPRSGWVVEAQRGVTIALDTAITPELAAEGCARDVLRAVQNARRAAGLAVSDRIVLTVAANADVVDVVRRHEGFIAGEALATSVVYADSVEDGFAATVGDAVELVVRVVRA; from the coding sequence GTGGCCAACGACGATCGGCCCGCGACACCGTTCAGCGTCTTGCCGACGCGCATCGACCTGCCCGAGTCGGAGGCGGCGATCATCGAATGGTGGCGAGCCGAGGGTATTTTCGCGCGCAGTCTGGCCCGCACGGCGGACGGGCCGCGGTGGGGGTTCTATGAGGGACCGCCGACGGCCAACGGGTCGCCGGGCGTGCACCACGTCGAGGCGCGGGTGTTCAAGGATGTCTTCCCGCGGTTCAAGACCATGAAGGGCTATTCGGTGCCGCGGCAGGCGGGCTGGGATTGCCATGGGCTGCCGGTCGAGCTCGCGGTGGAGAAGGAACTGGGCCTCAACGGCAAACCGGAGATCGAGAAGTTCGGTGTCGCCGAATTCAACGCACGCTGCCGCGAGTCGGTGATGCGCCACGTCGGTGAGTTCGAGCAGTTGACCGAGCGCATGGGCTATTGGATCGATCTCGCGCATCCGTACACCACCATGTCGCCGGAGTACATCGACAGCGTGTGGTGGTCGTTGCGGCGGATCTTCGACAGCGGCCTGCTCACCGAGGACTTCCGGGTGGCGCCGTACTGCCCCCGCTGCGGTACCACCCTCTCGGATCACGAACTGGCGCAAGGCTATGAGACCGTCACCGATCCATCGGTCTATGTGCGCCTGCCACTGCTGGACCAGGTGGCAGGCGTCGACGATGTCGATCTGCTGATCTGGACAACGACGCCGTGGACGCTGCCTGCCAACACCGCGGTCGCGGTGCATCCATCGGTGACCTACCTGGTCGTGCGCACCGACGCCGGGACCTTCGTTGTCGCCGAGGCACTTTCGGAGGCGGTGCTCGGTGCCGGTGCGCAGCGGCTCGCCGAGTTGTCCGGCGCGGAGCTGGCGGGTCTGCGCTACCGGCCCGCGTTCGATCTGGTGGATATCCCGAACGCGCACCGGATCGTGCAGGCCGAGTACGTGACGACCGCGGACGGCACCGGCCTGGTCCATCAGGCCCCGGCCTTCGGCGCCGACGACCTCGTCGTCTGTCAGGCCAACGGGCTGCCGCTGGTCAATCCGATCGAATCCGACGGCCGGTTCGCCGGAGAGCTGCAGTTGATCGGCGGGATGTTCTTCAAAGATGCCGACGCGGTGTTGATCGGTGAACTGGAGCGACGGGGATTGCTGCTGCGCCGAACGGATTTCGAGCACAGCTACCCGCACTGCTGGCGCTGCCACACCCGGCTGATGTACTACGCGCAGCCGTCCTGGTACATCCGTACCACCGTGGTCCGCGAGCAGCTGCGGCGCGAGAACGAGCGGACCAACTGGTTCCCCGAGACCGTCAAGCACGGGCGCTTCGGCAACTGGCTCGACAACAACATCGACTGGGCACTCTCACGCAGTCGCTACTGGGGGACGCCACTTCCGTTGTGGCGCTGCGGCAACGGGCACGTGAGCGCCGTCGGGTCGCGTGCCGAACTCGCCGAACTGGCCGGCGCCGACGTCGCGGGCATCGATCCGCATCGCCCCTATATCGATGCGGTGACCTTCGACTGCCCGCAGTGCGCGAGCACCGCGACGCGGGTGCCGGAGGTGATCGACGCGTGGTACGACTCGGGCTCGATGCCATTCGCCGCCTTGGGATATCCGCATCTCGATGGCAGCGTCGCCGCCTTCGAACGCAACTATCCGGCCCAGTACATCTGCGAGGCCATCGATCAGACCCGCGGCTGGTTCTACACCATGATGGCGGTGGGCACGGTGGTGTTCGATCGGTCCGCCTACGAGAACGTGGTGTGCCTCGGGCACATCCTGGCCGAAGACGGCCGCAAGATGAGCAAGCATCTCGGCAACGTGCTCGCGCCGATCCCGTTGATGGACGCGCACGGCGCCGACGCACTGCGCTGGTTCATGGCGTGTTCGGGCTCGCCGTGGGCGGCGCGCCGGGTCGGCCCCGGCCCGCTCGACGAGATCACGCGGCGCCTGCTGATGACCTACTGGAGTACCGCGTCGTTCTTCGCCCTGTACGCGAGCAATGCGGCCTGGCAACCGGATTCGGCACGTCCGGTCACCGAACGGCACGTGCTGGACCGGTGGATCCTCGGTGAGCTGCATGCGCTCACGGCCGCGGTCGATGCCCGCCTCGATGCATACGACACCGCCGGCGCCGGTCGACTGCTCGCGGAATTCATCGACGCACTGTCGAATTGGTACGTGCGCCGCTCGCGGCAGCGATTCTGGGACGGTGAGCAGGACGCGCTGGCCACCCTGTTCGAATGCCTCGAGGTCGGCACCCGACTGCTGGCTCCCTTCATCCCGTTCCTCACCGAGCGGGTGTGGCAGGACGTGGTGCGGCCCGGTCTGCCGTCCGCGCCGGATTCAGTGCACCTCGCCGAATGGCCCGGTGCCGACCAGACTCTGATCGATCCGGCGCTGGCCGAGCAGGTGCGCACCGCACAGGCACTGACGGAGGCGGGCCGGGCCGCGCGGAAGGCGAGCAAAGTGCGGGTGCGCCAGCCGCTGGCGCGAGCGTTCGTCGGATTGCCGCCGGGCACCGAGCTGCCGCCCGAGTTGCTCGACGACGTGGCCGACGAACTCAACGTCAAGAGTCTCGAGCCCCTGCGGTCCGCGGCGGCGGTGCTCGACATCGCGGTGAAGGCGAACTTCCGGGCGCTGGGCAAGCGTTTCGGCAAGCAGACCCAGGCGGTCGCCGACGTGATCCACCGCGCCGACCCCGCCGAACTGGTCGCGCGGCTGCGTGACGAGGGCACCGTGGCAGTGGATTTCGACGGCACACCGATCACCTTGACGGCCGAGGATGTGCTGGTCTCCGAATTGCCGCGCAGCGGTTGGGTGGTCGAGGCCCAGCGTGGTGTCACCATCGCGCTGGACACCGCCATCACGCCGGAACTCGCGGCGGAGGGGTGTGCCCGGGACGTGCTGCGTGCCGTCCAGAATGCCCGCCGCGCGGCGGGATTGGCGGTGTCGGACCGCATCGTGCTCACCGTCGCGGCGAACGCCGACGTAGTGGACGTGGTGCGGCGCCACGAAGGCTTCATCGCGGGGGAGGCGCTCGCTACCAGCGTGGTCTACGCGGATTCGGTCGAGGACGGTTTCGCCGCAACGGTGGGCGATGCCGTCGAGCTCGTGGTGCGAGTCGTGCGAGCCTGA
- a CDS encoding transcriptional regulator: MEELNELFASVPRLKLVAFLDGCAEAEFLVIAEMCDLNKSTLSKAMTTLEGAGYLDVTKGYVGRKPRTWLALNPKGRTAYHAHLAALAALTRKAGQTASEP; the protein is encoded by the coding sequence ATGGAAGAACTGAATGAGCTGTTCGCGTCTGTGCCACGCCTCAAGCTCGTGGCATTCCTCGACGGTTGCGCCGAGGCCGAATTCCTCGTCATCGCCGAGATGTGCGATCTCAACAAATCCACCCTGTCCAAAGCGATGACCACACTCGAGGGCGCCGGCTACCTCGACGTCACCAAGGGCTACGTCGGCCGCAAACCCAGAACCTGGCTGGCCCTGAACCCCAAGGGCCGCACCGCCTACCACGCTCATCTGGCCGCCCTGGCCGCCCTCACCCGCAAAGCTGGACAGACTGCGTCTGAACCATGA